Part of the Phacochoerus africanus isolate WHEZ1 chromosome 8, ROS_Pafr_v1, whole genome shotgun sequence genome is shown below.
CTTGGGCCGGCAAGATGCTGGAGCGAGATGTGGAGTCGGAGGCCGGGGGCACCGATCCTAGTCCCACTGGCAAGGAACCCGTGACCAAGGGAGAAGGTGAGAGCCGCTCCACCTGTGGGTAAGGGACACTGTCCAGGAATTGGGGCTAAGAGAAGCACATATTGAGGGAATCTCGGGGTGAAAGTTTGAGAGCCTAGAGTGATAACAATTTCGGATCCCCAAAGCTTGACGTTCTGGGCAATCCTCCAGGTTGTCCTTGGGAGGATTTGGTGATCCTTTCTAGAGGAGATGATGTGGGGGATTTCAGGGTGATCACTTGGGATGATACTAGAACGGACACCTTAGTAGCTTTGGGGAGGCCTTAGCTCTGGGGTTCTTTCTAGGTAACCCTTTGGAGCCCCTTAGCAAGATGCATGGCAGGGGCTGAGGAGCAGGAACATGCCTTTTGGGGGATCTCAGTATGATCCACTAGATTATCAAGAACGAAGGGGAGCCTGGTCTAGACTCAGGGCGTTGGCTGCTTCATGGGAGCCCACCAACCCTCCTGTCCCCTAGCTCCCAACCAGGGTCCGCCGCAGAAGCCTAGCCAGTCGGTTCCAGGGCCCGCCACGTCCACGGGGGCACCTTCCAGACCCCGCCGGCGGCCCCCGCCCCAGCGCCCGCACCGCTGCCCTGACTGTGACAAGGCCTTCTCATACCCATCCAAGCTGGCCACGCACCGGCTGGCGCACGGAGGCGCCCGCCCGCACCCGTGCCCCGACTGTCCCAAGGCCTTCTCCTACCCCTCGAAGCTGGCGGCCCACCGCCTCACGCACAGCGGCGCCCGCCCGCACCCGTGCCCACACTGCCCAAAGGCCTTCGGCCACCGCTCCAAGCTGGCAGCCCACCTTTGGACCCACGCTCCTGCCCGCCCCTACCCATGCCCCGACTGTCCCAAGTCCTTCTGCTATCCCTCCAAGCTGGCGGCCCACCGCCACACGCACCATGCCACCGACGCCCGCCCCTATCCTTGCCCCCACTGCCCTAAGGCTTTTTCATTCCCCTCCAAACTGGCCGCCCATCGCCTATGTCACGACCCCCCCACCGCTCCAGGCAACCAGGCCACCAGCCGGCATCGCTGCTCCAACTGCGGCCAGGCATTTGGCCAGAGACGCCTCCTGCTCATTCACCAACGAAGCCACCACCAGGCTGAGAGCCCTGGGGAGCGGGAGTGAGCCCTCCTCTTTGCTCACTGGCTTCCTCTGCTGGCAACCCCTGTCAATAAAGAGGTGGCATCTGAGCCAGGCTGTATGGACTTGCCTCTTCCAGGTAGCCAGAAGAGAGGTCAGCCCCTCCAGCCAAACTTAGAAGGCGGAGGAACTCCTTGTTTGGGGGAAAGGAAAGTGCACCCATAGAGTTAGCACCCAGATATTAGACCTGGAGGTCTGTTTTTTTCCCACCTCTTCACACAGCAAATATTAAATGTCTGCTGGCATTGTGTGCTGGTTAGAAGCATGAGAAACACTCTGTGTTGAGTTTAAATTAGTGCCTCCACTTTGGCCATTGATTGTTTCTATAAAAAGTTTGAAATGCCCATATGCTCATGTCAActattccatttctaggaatttatccggTAGATAAGcaggtgaaaaaaacaaaaaccaggagttcctgtcgtggctcagtggttaacgaatccgactgggaaccatgaggttgcaggtttgatccctggccttgctcagtgggttggggatctggcgttgccgtgagctgtggtgtgggtcgcagatgcggctgggattccgcgttgctgtggctctggcgtaggccagtgactgcagctcagattcgactcctagcctgggaacctccatatgccgcgggaacagctcaagaaatggcaaaaaaaaaaaaaaacaaacacaaaacaccaAAACCATAAAGGTGCACAATTCACACCATCACTAGGGGACCAGATGAGAAAttatactacagccatagcacGGAAGATGTATCTCTAGGGGAAAAGGTAGCTCTACATGGAAGGATTCCCAAGATAGACGAAATAATCAAAGCAAGAACAAAGGGTGTACTACAATAgaagccgctcctgcggcatatggaggttcccaggctaggggtagaacgggagctgcagccgctggcctacaccacagccacagcaacaccagatccgagccacgtctgtgacctacaccacagctcaaggcaacgctggatccttaacccactgagcagggccaggattgggcccccatcctcatggatactagttgggtttgtaaccggctgagccatgacaggaagttcctgtcatggctcagtggttaataaatctgactaggaaccatgaggttgcaggttcaatccctggccttgctcagtgggttaaagatccggtgttgccgtgagctgtggtgtaggtcgcagatgcggcttggatccagcattggtgtgactctagtgtaggctggtggctacagctccaattagac
Proteins encoded:
- the ZNF575 gene encoding zinc finger protein 575 isoform X2, whose product is MLERDVESEAGGTDPSPTGKEPVTKGEAPNQGPPQKPSQSVPGPATSTGAPSRPRRRPPPQRPHRCPDCDKAFSYPSKLATHRLAHGGARPHPCPDCPKAFSYPSKLAAHRLTHSGARPHPCPHCPKAFGHRSKLAAHLWTHAPARPYPCPDCPKSFCYPSKLAAHRHTHHATDARPYPCPHCPKAFSFPSKLAAHRLCHDPPTAPGNQATSRHRCSNCGQAFGQRRLLLIHQRSHHQAESPGERE
- the ZNF575 gene encoding zinc finger protein 575 isoform X1; translated protein: MRTDALTGSAWEEGMEMRLGPAARARSLPRPLVAGRAPGGAAPRSPKAAPQWQRPPREGPGAPPPGRGRLQALRLGSWAGKMLERDVESEAGGTDPSPTGKEPVTKGEAPNQGPPQKPSQSVPGPATSTGAPSRPRRRPPPQRPHRCPDCDKAFSYPSKLATHRLAHGGARPHPCPDCPKAFSYPSKLAAHRLTHSGARPHPCPHCPKAFGHRSKLAAHLWTHAPARPYPCPDCPKSFCYPSKLAAHRHTHHATDARPYPCPHCPKAFSFPSKLAAHRLCHDPPTAPGNQATSRHRCSNCGQAFGQRRLLLIHQRSHHQAESPGERE